Part of the Paramisgurnus dabryanus chromosome 21, PD_genome_1.1, whole genome shotgun sequence genome, tcctcTATAAAAAGTTAAGAGTGCAATCATATGGATActacattaaaggtgcagtgtgtagatttttagcggcatctagcgcTGAgcttgtgaattgcaaccattAGCTCAGTCCACCACTCACCCCTCCCTTCTGAAGCACATATAGAAGCTACAATAGCCGCCACAGAAAGGTATGGCTGCAAGGTATTTTTACACCACtgaaaatatagttatgtatatcatattgcatttctgtcaagagaccctcctaaaatgtacacattgcaccttAAAATCTCCTGCATTCATAGTAGGAGTAATATGACAGCATGCCACTGTGAACATACCCACTGTTTGATACTCAAGGACTGTCACTTGGTTAGTGATAgcattaatgtgtaatttattgTTATAAAGTAGAGCTCAAAGTTGGGAGTCTGCCCCGAGTGCGTTCAGATCATCTCGATTATATTTATCTGCCCCATGGCGGAAGCTTGCGGAGATCTCATCAAACGTCCGGCCCTTTGTCTCCGGGACCTTAAAGTAGGTGAAGACGAAGAAGATCAGCAGCAGAACGGTGAAGATGATGAAAACATACGGGCCTGTCAGTTGCTGTCGAGGGAAGAATGAATATGTGAGCGTTCtgtaaaaaatagtaaaaagtAAACAAATATAATCTTGTATATCCATACCTCAACATACTGGAAGCACATTCCCACCAAGAAGTTGGCACACCAGTTTGAGAATCCAGCTACGGCGATGGCAGAAGGCCGTGGGCCTTGACTAAAGAGTTCTGCCACAATAAACCACGGGATAGGGCCTGGACCGATCTCGAAGAATGCCACGAAACTAAAGATGGCTACAATGCTGACGTATGACATCCATTGAACTTGTTTCTATGAAGAAAGGCAgtgttaaataataatgaatataCACATTATAGTATATACTCAAAGGGATAATAATAACAGTACAGTGCAGTACATACTATCAGTGCCATAGCAATAGTCATTAAAACAGAAGACACAGCCATTCCCATCAATCCAATGAGATGAAGTGATCTCCTACCAGCCCGCTCCACTATGAAGAGCTACATAACAAAGGGACACAAGCATTATCAACCTTTAAACTAACCAAAACTCATTTAAAGCTACTGTAGATGCAAGGACAAATACTGTAGGCTTTCACTCACAGACACAACTGTGAATGCTGTGTTCACAACTCCAGCACCAATGGTGGCATAGACAGGCTCAGACACTCCTGCATCCTCAAATATACCAGTAGAGTAATAAAAAACCTGAAAAAGACATGGCATTCAACCGCTTAGCATTTAATTCTTTATCTAACTTGATGGAAGGATGTATAAACAGATACTAGATAAAAAGAAACTCACAGCATTGATTCCCGAGAACTGTTGGGAGAGTTGTAGCATGATGGCAATGAAGATGGGCTGACGGTAAAGAGACGATCGGAAGAGCTCGGGGATGGTGACCTTCTTTTCCCGCATCATCTGCCTGCCCTCCTCCCTCATCTCATCCAAGTCTTCACCCACATCTTCAGTTCCACGTAGCTTCTTCAGCGCTATGGAGCCGATCAGAGACAGTCAGGCTGAAAGTTCATGTATatgagcatttttttatcaggctcttatgttttgGTTCAGcctattttcacaaatgtcactttagtaatTTACTTTCTATCATCGCAAGTACATGCAAAAAATCCATTCACTTTTCACAGTTCTTTCCGAATAAAATGCTCATAAATCTAATATATTCAGTACACCTAATTTAACCGGGTAAAAACTCGATTATGCAATTCTTCTTtcgtgcacttagaggactttgctttATGTGCGTCTTCGCATTTAAACTGTTAAGCGTCGCCATCCTAAATACAGGACACCcaagtttacttcaatattgtTGATGTAAATTGTAATGTATCACTACAAAGTACAAACTATTTATCATTGGAAAggtctaatgctgcgttcacaccaggcGTGGTAGAGGCGTGAAGAGCGAGTGATTTAAATGTAATGACGCGTTAATGCGCATCTGGAGGTCTagcggcgcgaatgaggcgtttagcgcagCGTGGTAGATGTGATTCCGCCTCATTCTCGCTTCTAGTGCGAATAGAGCGTTGTCACGGGAAacacgcaagttgaaaaatttgaacttgaaagcgagcggagtcgcagaagcccctcccatgatgcaaatttgCTCGTGAATGTCTCGATAACTAGAATTTCACTCGCGGCTTTCACgtgtgaatgaagcgagtaaactcaaaatgttcaagcggcaaacaaGACGTGGTAGACGAATTTGATGCCTTTAACGCGgatggtgtgaacccacagtaaaggccgatttatagtcgtgcataggtcctacggcgtagctacggctatccgtagcctgtgcgtagctctgcgtagcctgacgtgcaccctcccgtcaggtaaaaaaaactgtgtcataggcatttccgtttgtgacggtgaaaacaaagatgagccaagttgaggagtgatttaactcaaactgcatcaaaagtcgttgtttatttacttccatcattgctggtctcctcaaattatacacaacaagttgctgtttcttcctCGTTTGTGGGCTAACTTGCTAagtttcttcttctttgacgttcgggctgctactgtggttacacgcgtggttaCTGCCCaccagcggtctgcgcgtgtttgcacgtcgaAGCGGATGaggacgcaaaagtataaacgAAAACCGACACGGAACCTATGCCATCGCGGccacgccgtaggacctacgcacgactacaACAAGCCCTTAAGAGGGTAGATTTCACTCAATAGGGTAAAGTGACACCAGCCACATTTGAGGCATCAAAttcgcgtctagtttgccgcttgaacattttgagtttactcgcttcattcacgtgTGAAAgacgcgcgtgaaattctattTTATGAGACATTTACACGTCATGGGAGGGATTCTGCaactcgctttctgtaatcatgtcacaactagagcaagctcctgattggttagcACGGGCATTTTTTCCGCCAAAGTAAAAATTGTTCAACTCGAGCGTTTCCgcagcaacgctcaatttgcacCATTCACGCGAACTAGACGTGCAACCTCCAGACACGCGTCAATGCATTTTTACATTGACtcaacattgaaatcactcacgtttgatgcctctaccgtggctggtctgaacgcagcataaggtGTTAaaggattctgccaacaaagtagtatttctgaatggcctgagaccaaaattaagcagatttaaagcaaaattattttatgaacGTATAATAAGTGAAGAGAGCATTTGTCAATATCAT contains:
- the slc2a1a gene encoding solute carrier family 2, facilitated glucose transporter member 1a isoform X2 codes for the protein MDSNKKQITAPLLMAVGTAVIGSLQFGYNTGVINAPQKIIENFLNETWNKRYSEFIPPGTLTTLWSVSVAIFSVGGIFGSFSVGLFVNRFGRRNSMLIVNVLAFIAAAFMGFSKLAESWEMLIIGRFIVGLYSGLSTGFVPMYVGEISPTSLRGALGTLHQLGIVIGILMAQIFGIKEIMGNSTMWPFLLGFTFIPALLQCALLPFCPESPRYLLINQNEEAKAKSALKKLRGTEDVGEDLDEMREEGRQMMREKKVTIPELFRSSLYRQPIFIAIMLQLSQQFSGINAVFYYSTGIFEDAGVSEPVYATIGAGVVNTAFTVVSLFIVERAGRRSLHLIGLMGMAVSSVLMTIAMALIKQVQWMSYVSIVAIFSFVAFFEIGPGPIPWFIVAELFSQGPRPSAIAVAGFSNWCANFLVGMCFQYVEQLTGPYVFIIFTVLLLIFFVFTYFKVPETKGRTFDEISASFRHGADKYNRDDLNALGADSQL
- the slc2a1a gene encoding solute carrier family 2, facilitated glucose transporter member 1a isoform X3, whose product is MAVGTAVIGSLQFGYNTGVINAPQKIIENFLNETWNKRYSEFIPPGTLTTLWSVSVAIFSVGGIFGSFSVGLFVNRFGRRNSMLIVNVLAFIAAAFMGFSKLAESWEMLIIGRFIVGLYSGLSTGFVPMYVGEISPTSLRGALGTLHQLGIVIGILMAQIFGIKEIMGNSTMWPFLLGFTFIPALLQCALLPFCPESPRYLLINQNEEAKAKSALKKLRGTEDVGEDLDEMREEGRQMMREKKVTIPELFRSSLYRQPIFIAIMLQLSQQFSGINAVFYYSTGIFEDAGVSEPVYATIGAGVVNTAFTVVSLFIVERAGRRSLHLIGLMGMAVSSVLMTIAMALIKQVQWMSYVSIVAIFSFVAFFEIGPGPIPWFIVAELFSQGPRPSAIAVAGFSNWCANFLVGMCFQYVEQLTGPYVFIIFTVLLLIFFVFTYFKVPETKGRTFDEISASFRHGADKYNRDDLNALGADSQL
- the slc2a1a gene encoding solute carrier family 2, facilitated glucose transporter member 1a isoform X1 — protein: MSTTYKDKPSLSNPGETTSLVRGMSYSNRQQITAPLLMAVGTAVIGSLQFGYNTGVINAPQKIIENFLNETWNKRYSEFIPPGTLTTLWSVSVAIFSVGGIFGSFSVGLFVNRFGRRNSMLIVNVLAFIAAAFMGFSKLAESWEMLIIGRFIVGLYSGLSTGFVPMYVGEISPTSLRGALGTLHQLGIVIGILMAQIFGIKEIMGNSTMWPFLLGFTFIPALLQCALLPFCPESPRYLLINQNEEAKAKSALKKLRGTEDVGEDLDEMREEGRQMMREKKVTIPELFRSSLYRQPIFIAIMLQLSQQFSGINAVFYYSTGIFEDAGVSEPVYATIGAGVVNTAFTVVSLFIVERAGRRSLHLIGLMGMAVSSVLMTIAMALIKQVQWMSYVSIVAIFSFVAFFEIGPGPIPWFIVAELFSQGPRPSAIAVAGFSNWCANFLVGMCFQYVEQLTGPYVFIIFTVLLLIFFVFTYFKVPETKGRTFDEISASFRHGADKYNRDDLNALGADSQL